A window from Leptothermofonsia sichuanensis E412 encodes these proteins:
- a CDS encoding PAS domain-containing sensor histidine kinase produces MVTGQPYSQEKAMILDSSDLQAIRECCRDEAAFEQVQAILAKKLANLRNPDASEQQHVRYEATPNALPDPVFLVNRNGDNLDTEQVAAEEALRQSQARSRALIDAIPDFVFHLRADGTFLSVKAALNEDLLFPPSECLGKTVDSLMPPDIARCWMHYIRQALETGELQSFEYQIMVDGDLRDREARIVVCGEQEVVMFMRDITERKQAERASDRERRLFAEGPVVVFRWVAEENWPVDYVSANIAQFGYTPEDFTSRKLLYGQIVHPEDLPRVGKEVEAGVAANLSAVEQDYRIIRADGEIRWIYDLCGIVRNEQGEVTHYEGYVLDITERKQVEAALRENEARFRLLVEQSLVGIYVLQQGKIAYVNPKLAEIMGYTVEELVGTPVLDIIHPEDRAIAAENIRRRIQGEVDALHYSLRAFRKDGTLRDVEVLGSKTEYNGQPAIMGTLLDMTERNQAEAALRESEEKFSKAFHSSPAAMSLSTLETACLLDVNESFLKMMGFQRAEVIGRTLLELNLWAEDSPRQEEILQRLRETGTLHNLETKIRRKSGEIGVVLFSADLITFRGEACVLAVTIDITDRKQAQEALERSEARNQAFLNAIPDLMLRIRRDGTYLDCKADQESDFVVPPSEMLGRKVHEVLPPDVAQKRMEYIERTLTTGETQIFEYQLAHHGELRDYEARLVVSGQDEVLAIMRDITERKLAEAQLRANAERDRLLGQIALRIRRSLNLDQILTTTVEEVRQFLEADRVFIGQIDPNWQGRIMAESFAEEWGSILSWISNDLHLREIRALFAQGQVQAIDDTTQAHISPILADYYQECHVQSSLGVPILLEGQFFAVLVAQQCSHPRHWSPFEIELMTQLATQVAIAIQQAKLYQQVQDLIATLEQQVQERTAQLQKSMVELQELSQIKDDFLHAVSHDLRTPVMGMLMVLKNLQNKATDSVTISRSVLDRMVQSCDRQVNMINSLLEAHSTEVQGMTLHCEAVNFSELVRAIVDDLEALITENQTTLDNQVPDNLPLINADPAQIRRVLENLITNALKHNPPGLHVTLTATLEEDMIRCCVQDNGVGMTGKECETLFDRYAQGNHARRSTGIGLGLYVCRQIITAHGGTIGAISSPGEGATFWFTLPVVSE; encoded by the coding sequence ATGGTGACGGGGCAGCCTTACTCCCAGGAAAAAGCGATGATTCTTGATTCCAGTGACCTACAGGCAATTCGAGAGTGCTGTCGGGATGAGGCAGCCTTTGAGCAGGTACAGGCAATCCTGGCAAAAAAGCTGGCTAACCTGAGAAATCCAGATGCCTCTGAGCAACAGCACGTGCGCTATGAAGCCACCCCGAACGCCTTACCTGATCCCGTCTTTCTGGTAAATCGCAATGGGGATAACCTCGACACTGAGCAGGTTGCGGCGGAAGAAGCCCTGCGCCAAAGTCAGGCGCGATCGCGGGCACTGATCGATGCCATCCCCGATTTTGTCTTCCATCTCCGTGCCGATGGCACCTTTCTGAGCGTGAAGGCAGCCCTGAATGAAGACTTACTCTTTCCCCCCTCAGAATGCCTCGGTAAAACCGTAGATAGCTTGATGCCCCCTGATATTGCCCGGTGCTGGATGCACTATATCCGGCAGGCCCTGGAAACCGGTGAGCTACAGAGCTTTGAGTATCAGATTATGGTTGACGGCGACCTGCGCGATCGCGAAGCCAGGATAGTGGTCTGTGGCGAACAGGAAGTGGTGATGTTCATGCGTGACATTACGGAACGCAAGCAGGCAGAACGAGCCAGCGATCGGGAACGGCGCCTGTTTGCCGAAGGTCCAGTCGTTGTTTTTCGCTGGGTTGCCGAAGAAAACTGGCCCGTAGACTATGTCTCTGCCAACATTGCTCAGTTTGGCTACACCCCGGAGGACTTTACCAGCCGCAAACTACTATACGGTCAGATCGTCCATCCGGAAGACTTACCCCGGGTTGGAAAAGAAGTCGAAGCGGGCGTGGCTGCCAATCTTTCAGCGGTTGAGCAGGACTATCGCATTATTCGTGCTGATGGCGAAATCCGCTGGATTTACGACCTCTGCGGCATTGTGCGCAACGAACAGGGCGAGGTCACTCATTACGAAGGCTATGTGCTGGACATTACGGAACGCAAACAGGTCGAGGCAGCCCTGCGAGAGAATGAAGCACGTTTCCGTCTCCTGGTAGAGCAATCTCTGGTAGGCATTTACGTATTACAGCAGGGAAAAATTGCTTATGTGAATCCCAAGCTTGCCGAAATCATGGGCTACACCGTAGAGGAACTGGTGGGGACTCCAGTGCTGGATATTATCCATCCAGAGGATCGGGCAATAGCGGCTGAAAATATCCGCAGACGCATTCAGGGCGAGGTCGATGCCCTCCACTATTCCCTGCGGGCGTTTCGTAAGGATGGCACGCTGCGCGATGTAGAAGTTTTAGGCAGCAAAACCGAGTATAACGGGCAACCTGCCATTATGGGCACACTACTGGACATGACTGAACGCAATCAGGCAGAAGCTGCCCTGCGAGAGTCGGAGGAAAAGTTTTCCAAAGCGTTTCATTCCAGCCCTGCCGCCATGTCGCTGTCAACCCTGGAAACGGCCTGTTTGCTTGATGTCAATGAAAGCTTCCTAAAAATGATGGGCTTCCAGCGAGCGGAAGTGATTGGCCGAACTTTGCTGGAACTCAATCTGTGGGCAGAAGATTCACCGCGTCAGGAGGAAATTCTGCAACGGCTACGGGAGACAGGCACACTGCATAACCTGGAAACCAAAATTCGCCGGAAGTCTGGGGAAATTGGGGTGGTTTTGTTTTCTGCCGACCTGATTACCTTCCGGGGAGAGGCCTGCGTCTTAGCCGTCACCATTGATATCACTGACCGTAAGCAGGCCCAGGAAGCCCTGGAACGTAGCGAAGCCCGAAATCAGGCGTTTCTCAATGCTATCCCTGACCTGATGCTGCGAATCAGGCGGGATGGCACCTATCTGGATTGTAAAGCAGATCAGGAAAGTGATTTTGTGGTTCCTCCCAGTGAAATGCTTGGCAGGAAAGTGCATGAGGTTTTGCCCCCCGATGTTGCCCAGAAGCGGATGGAGTATATTGAGCGGACGCTGACTACAGGCGAAACACAAATCTTTGAGTATCAACTTGCCCATCATGGCGAACTGCGAGACTACGAAGCTCGCCTGGTGGTGAGTGGACAGGATGAAGTGCTGGCAATCATGCGCGACATTACAGAACGGAAACTGGCGGAGGCACAACTGCGGGCAAATGCAGAGCGCGATCGCCTCCTGGGGCAGATTGCGCTCCGCATCCGGCGCTCACTGAATCTAGATCAAATTCTGACAACCACTGTGGAAGAAGTGCGTCAGTTTTTAGAAGCGGATCGCGTCTTCATCGGTCAAATCGACCCCAACTGGCAGGGCAGGATCATGGCGGAATCCTTTGCAGAAGAATGGGGATCTATCCTGTCCTGGATTTCCAATGATCTGCATTTGCGCGAGATTCGTGCATTGTTTGCCCAGGGACAGGTGCAGGCGATTGACGACACAACTCAAGCCCATATCTCGCCAATCCTGGCAGATTATTATCAGGAGTGCCATGTCCAATCCAGTCTGGGGGTTCCGATTCTCCTGGAAGGACAGTTTTTTGCAGTGCTGGTAGCCCAGCAGTGTAGCCATCCCCGCCACTGGTCGCCGTTTGAGATTGAATTGATGACTCAACTGGCAACCCAGGTGGCGATCGCCATCCAGCAGGCCAAGCTTTACCAGCAGGTGCAGGACTTGATTGCCACCCTGGAACAACAGGTACAGGAACGCACTGCCCAACTCCAGAAAAGCATGGTCGAACTGCAAGAACTGAGTCAGATTAAAGATGACTTTTTACACGCAGTTTCCCATGATTTGCGGACGCCTGTCATGGGAATGCTGATGGTCTTGAAAAACCTGCAAAATAAAGCCACCGATTCGGTGACAATCTCACGCTCCGTCCTGGACCGTATGGTGCAGAGTTGCGATCGCCAGGTGAATATGATTAACTCCCTCCTGGAAGCACACTCGACTGAAGTGCAGGGGATGACCTTGCATTGCGAGGCAGTGAATTTCAGTGAACTGGTACGGGCGATCGTCGATGATCTGGAAGCCCTGATTACCGAAAACCAGACAACCCTGGACAATCAAGTCCCTGACAATCTGCCCTTAATCAACGCTGATCCCGCCCAGATCCGGCGCGTACTTGAGAACCTGATTACCAATGCCCTCAAACATAACCCACCCGGACTGCATGTGACACTTACCGCTACCCTGGAAGAGGACATGATCCGTTGCTGTGTCCA